One Bermanella sp. WJH001 genomic region harbors:
- the rplL gene encoding 50S ribosomal protein L7/L12: MAISQEDILNAIAEMSVKDVVELVSAMEEKFGVTAAVAAAAPAGGDAGGAAEQTEFDVILTAAGEKKVNAIKAVREATGLGLKEAKAMVDGVPAAVREGVSKEEAEELKAKLEAAGASVELK; this comes from the coding sequence ATGGCGATTTCTCAAGAAGATATCCTAAACGCAATTGCGGAAATGTCTGTAAAAGACGTTGTTGAACTAGTTTCTGCAATGGAAGAAAAATTCGGTGTAACTGCTGCTGTTGCAGCTGCTGCTCCTGCTGGCGGTGACGCTGGTGGTGCTGCTGAGCAAACTGAATTCGACGTTATTCTTACTGCTGCTGGTGAGAAGAAAGTTAACGCTATCAAAGCGGTACGTGAAGCAACTGGCCTTGGTCTTAAAGAAGCGAAAGCTATGGTTGACGGCGTTCCTGCTGCAGTACGTGAAGGCGTATCTAAAGAAGAAGCAGAAGAGCTTAAAGCTAAGCTTGAAGCTGCTGGTGCATCGGTTGAACTTAAGTAA
- the rplA gene encoding 50S ribosomal protein L1 encodes MAKLSKRVKAFRAKVDVLKTYSVAEAVSILKEVSAVKFAESVDVAINLGIDARKSDQNVRGATVLPNGTGKEVRVAVFTQGANAEAAKEAGADVVGMEDLMAQMKGGDLDFGVVIASPDAMRVVGQLGQVLGPRGLMPNPKVGTVTPDVATAVKNAKAGQVRYRNDKNGIIHCSLGKVAFDEKAISENLAALVSDLKKAKPANAKGAYLKKATLSTTMGPGITIDLSTVDA; translated from the coding sequence ATGGCTAAGTTATCTAAGCGCGTTAAAGCGTTCCGTGCAAAAGTAGATGTACTTAAGACTTACAGCGTTGCTGAAGCCGTATCTATCTTAAAAGAAGTATCAGCGGTTAAATTTGCAGAGTCTGTTGACGTTGCAATCAACCTTGGTATCGATGCACGTAAATCTGACCAAAACGTTCGTGGTGCAACTGTACTGCCTAACGGTACTGGTAAAGAAGTTCGTGTAGCTGTATTTACTCAAGGCGCTAACGCTGAAGCAGCTAAAGAAGCTGGTGCAGACGTAGTTGGTATGGAAGATTTGATGGCTCAAATGAAAGGCGGCGACCTGGACTTTGGTGTTGTTATTGCTTCTCCAGATGCCATGCGTGTTGTTGGTCAGCTAGGTCAAGTGTTAGGCCCGCGTGGTCTTATGCCTAACCCTAAAGTTGGTACTGTAACACCTGACGTTGCTACTGCTGTTAAGAACGCAAAAGCAGGTCAAGTACGTTACCGTAACGACAAGAACGGTATCATTCACTGTTCACTAGGTAAGGTTGCTTTTGATGAAAAAGCGATTTCAGAAAACCTAGCGGCATTGGTATCAGATCTTAAGAAAGCAAAACCAGCTAACGCTAAAGGTGCTTACCTTAAGAAAGCGACCCTATCTACTACCATGGGTCCTGGTATTACTATTGATTTATCTACTGTTGACGCGTAA
- the rplK gene encoding 50S ribosomal protein L11 produces the protein MAKKIEAYIKLQVKAGAANPSPPVGPALGQHGLNIMEFCKAFNASTQKMEGPVPVVITVYSDRSFTFETKTPPASYLLKKAAGISSGSARPNTVKVGKVSRAQLEEIAELKMKDLTAADMNAAVRTIAGSARAMGLDTEGVE, from the coding sequence ATGGCTAAGAAAATCGAAGCTTATATTAAGCTACAAGTAAAAGCCGGCGCTGCAAACCCAAGTCCTCCAGTAGGTCCTGCGTTAGGTCAGCACGGTCTAAACATCATGGAATTCTGTAAAGCGTTCAATGCTTCTACTCAGAAGATGGAAGGTCCAGTACCTGTAGTCATCACTGTGTATAGCGATCGTAGCTTTACATTTGAAACCAAAACTCCACCAGCATCTTACTTGCTTAAAAAAGCAGCGGGCATCAGCAGCGGTTCTGCTCGTCCAAACACTGTTAAAGTAGGTAAAGTGTCCCGTGCTCAGTTAGAAGAAATTGCTGAGCTTAAAATGAAAGACCTAACTGCTGCAGACATGAATGCAGCTGTTCGTACTATCGCTGGTTCTGCTCGCGCTATGGGTCTTGATACAGAGGGTGTTGAGTAA
- the rplJ gene encoding 50S ribosomal protein L10, with the protein MALGLNEKKAIVAEVQEAASSALSAVVADARGVTVGAMTALRKEARENGVWMKVVRNTLAKRAIEGTSVECLSDSLTGPSLIAFSAEHPGAAARIFKNFAKENDKFELKVAAFEGELVDFGMLASLPTYDEAIAKLMAVMKEAAAGKLVRTIAAVRDQKEEAAA; encoded by the coding sequence GTGGCTTTAGGTCTGAACGAAAAAAAAGCGATCGTAGCTGAAGTTCAGGAAGCTGCTTCTAGCGCTCTTTCAGCAGTGGTTGCGGATGCCCGTGGCGTAACTGTTGGAGCGATGACTGCTCTTCGTAAAGAAGCTCGTGAAAACGGCGTCTGGATGAAAGTAGTTCGTAACACTCTAGCTAAGCGTGCAATCGAAGGTACTTCAGTTGAGTGTCTATCTGACTCTCTAACTGGCCCAAGCTTAATTGCTTTCTCTGCTGAGCACCCAGGTGCTGCAGCGCGAATTTTCAAAAACTTCGCAAAAGAGAACGATAAATTTGAGCTTAAAGTAGCTGCGTTTGAAGGTGAATTAGTTGATTTCGGCATGTTGGCATCTTTGCCTACATACGACGAAGCTATCGCCAAGCTTATGGCTGTTATGAAAGAAGCTGCTGCTGGCAAATTGGTACGTACCATTGCGGCTGTTCGCGATCAGAAAGAAGAAGCAGCAGCTTAA
- the secE gene encoding preprotein translocase subunit SecE has protein sequence MSGNTSTAKSPLNVLKWLVAISVVSGAIVGNQVYAEFGLLYRILGVVALFAVAFGVAATTTQGKAFLTLLKEANIERRKVVWPTRQETVQTTMIVVAVVILVAIILWGLDSLLSWIVSSVIG, from the coding sequence ATGAGTGGAAACACTAGCACCGCAAAATCACCATTAAACGTACTTAAATGGCTTGTTGCTATTTCAGTTGTATCTGGTGCGATTGTTGGTAATCAGGTGTATGCGGAATTTGGTTTGTTGTATCGCATACTAGGTGTTGTTGCGTTATTTGCGGTAGCGTTCGGTGTTGCAGCTACTACCACTCAAGGCAAAGCCTTTTTGACATTGCTTAAAGAAGCTAATATTGAGCGACGCAAGGTTGTTTGGCCAACTCGCCAAGAAACCGTGCAAACCACAATGATTGTTGTTGCGGTGGTGATTTTAGTTGCAATTATATTGTGGGGTCTAGATTCTCTGCTAAGCTGGATCGTTTCTAGCGTTATTGGATAG
- the nusG gene encoding transcription termination/antitermination protein NusG encodes MAMRWYVVHAYSGYEKRVMNSLKEQIELHDMQDSFGEILVPTEEVIEMRDGKKRKSERKFYPGYVLVEMDMNDASWHLVKETPRVMGFIGGTADKPAPITKKEADAILQRVKDGEDSQPTHKTIYEPGEMIRVIDGPFADFNGVVEHVDYVKSRLKVAVTIFGRSTPVELEFGQVEKAA; translated from the coding sequence ATGGCTATGCGCTGGTATGTTGTTCATGCCTACTCAGGTTATGAAAAGCGAGTAATGAACTCGCTAAAAGAACAAATTGAACTGCACGATATGCAGGATAGCTTCGGTGAAATATTAGTACCAACCGAAGAAGTGATCGAAATGCGCGACGGTAAGAAGCGCAAGAGTGAACGAAAATTCTATCCTGGTTATGTGTTGGTTGAGATGGATATGAACGATGCTTCTTGGCATTTAGTAAAAGAAACTCCACGTGTAATGGGTTTCATTGGTGGTACAGCTGATAAGCCTGCTCCAATTACTAAAAAAGAAGCAGACGCTATATTGCAACGTGTTAAAGATGGCGAAGATAGTCAGCCTACTCATAAAACAATTTATGAGCCTGGTGAGATGATTCGAGTTATTGATGGGCCGTTTGCAGACTTTAATGGTGTGGTTGAGCATGTTGATTATGTTAAATCTCGCCTAAAAGTAGCAGTGACAATATTCGGTCGTTCTACACCTGTCGAACTTGAGTTTGGCCAAGTAGAAAAAGCGGCCTAA